From the genome of Odocoileus virginianus isolate 20LAN1187 ecotype Illinois chromosome 31, Ovbor_1.2, whole genome shotgun sequence:
CAGATATACATTTCATGAAAGTTATTAACAAAGCTAAGAACATGCAAGGGACGGTGATCAAGATGACACAGTTGAAGACATCTCACATAAGAAACAGTTGGAGGGAGGCCTCTAGTGGAATGTGTTAGGCTCCTTTGCTTAACCTCCAACAAATCTTTGAGCAACTAATTCTGTCACAGGCACTCTGTAAGGTGTCAGGACAGTGTCCGACAGAAATATGAGTTACGTATGCCATTAAAATTCCTTCTCATAACCAcattaaagaagtaaaattaattttagtaacaTATTTTTAATCCAATAGATCTAAGGTATTATCATTTCAACGTTCAATCAATATAAATGTTATGAATAAGACTTGACATTCTGTTTCTTGGTACTAAATCTCTGAGATACAGTGCATGCATTCATAGCACCTCTCAATTCAGTCTCCCTGCATTTCAAGTGCTTGCCAGCCTCACATGGCCTGTGGCTGCTCTATCAGACAGCGCGGTAGAGACAGAGGGACACTAAAGACAAAGTTAGCAGAGATActaactaaacacacacacagagtccatgcGCCAAAAGATACACGGCAGAATGAGAGCCATAACTCTACAGGTTCTCAACCTTTTCCCCAGCAAGGCCCGCAAACAACGATTAAcaattccagctttctttttctttcttaaaagtaaGTTGAAATGCAAAATGGGTGAGGTAAGCTCAAAGCTGTTTCAATGTATGGAAAGAGTTCCAGTAGCTTAACTACTAGAGAATACAAATTATTTTGGGCCCAGTTCCCAACTGACAAAGCAACACACTTCTCCACCACCCTCCAGATCTGACCTGGAAACGGGAACCAGACAGCATACGGCTGTACCTTAAGAACCATCAGCAAAAAGTCTCATGTGCCATACACGTACACACAGCCAATTTAAAGTAAATCTCTTTACAAGTGAGCCTCTAGCAAACGTCACTACTGGAAGGACACTGGGAATCCACATTTATTCCCTTCTTgttgaaaatttagaaattgtGTTTATGAGTAAATAAGTTATATCCTTTCCTCTAAAacgcaggaggaaaaaaatctgtaagaagAGACTTTCTAGTTCCTACTCAAGAATTTGAAAATGGGGAAGTAAGACTGCCCCCTTAGAATAAGCCGATGAAATCAATACACAATCATCCAGACTGCAGATATGCCAAAGTGAACTGCACGCAGTCCACACCagcatctttctcagcatctctcAGGGAATATAAGCAATTTGAAAAGCAGCCCTGCTGAGTCACCTCCCCCAGCACCATTCCTTTCACTGCCTCACAGACACAGAACCGCTCCAAGGCCAGCATAATGGAGAGGAACTGGCTGAAGCTGTAAACATCTCCAAGGCAAGGACACTGTCAATTAGCAGAGGACCCCACTTTAGCGCAGAAGCAGCAACgagggtggaggagagagagcTGGCAGTGTCCATATTAACACTGGGAGCTTCCCCGGCTGGGGAACTCAAGAATCAACTTAAACACAGAGATCCTACCCTGAGAAACAACACACGAGTTGCCCGACATTCAACTGGCTTCCTAGATTTAACCTTGGCCAAATgatcagaaaacaaacatttgatCATAATTTAGCTTCCCAGGATGAtctgccaaaaaggaaaaaaaaaaaagtgctaatcAGAAACATGTTATTATCTTTTCCACTCTACATGAATAACATTCTTGGTTTTAAACAATTTCTTGTGACTTTTAATTAACCAGTCCCTCAGAGCTTCAGTTTACTCTCGAGACACTAATAAGTGAATTTCTCATCCTGCAAGCCAAGAgttggatttttccaggcaaattCTTGCTGTCTGGGTGCTTGGAGGGCCTTATGAGCAGCCTTCTGGCCTTCCCAGAAATCTTCCTCTGCATCTAGGTATACTGTCTGCAAACTGCCATGAATCTTTACATAGACTGATCCTTCCTATTTTAAAAGAGGCAGAAATTACTGACACTTTGTCTATATGCATTCTCACCCTCCCCTTGCCTGGAGACATTTCAATAGCCCCTTAATTCCAACTTTTTAAAGCCATGACCCACTACTGTTACAGTCTTGATTATATGACATTCTTTTACTTCCCTAAGAATTATGTatgacatatttttctcttttcaaaaaagtatattaaaactaaaatgaattttttccaGAATTTCTCATGTTTCCTGGAGTGCACAAACCAAAACTATAGATCACAATACTATAATGGGTAGAAACACTAGTTTTTAACTTGGGTGACTACTAAATGGGTGTTTGGTATATTAGTCTCTGTACTCTTGGTAAGTTTGAAATAGTTCACTTTCTCAACGTGGCCTTTTGAGGAACTCAATGTGGTGCTTTGCACACAATAGGTCCTcaaaaactactttttaaaagattaaaaatatgattGACTGAATGAGTATAACTCCTCAAAGTCTCTTTAATATATAAGATAGAGTGAGATAAGCAACTAAGGTACTTCATTCATAACTATATTGATGCAGCCCCTTATTTTTCCCCCTTAGGTGATAACAGTGATTATGAGACCTCTCTAAGAGTTAGTACAAGGAGAGAAGAGCTTTGTTTTTATGGACAACATGACTTGAATGCCCTATCTAATCCAGAAATTCTGAATTAAGAAAGTCAAGTGTGATacgaaagttattttttttcctaagctcCGTGGAAATGAAGGACTTGAACACTGCAATGTCAAACGGGTACCCGAGGGGCAGGTGCAAGCGGGCGGCAAACACGATACCTTGGGCGGCGGCCTCAGCGTGGTACTCGGGCTCCTCCTCGGGAGGGTTCTGCAGGAAGTAAAGCTGCTCCGGCAGCATGCTGGCAATCTTCTCCTTCCCCAGGACGTGGGCGCTCAGAAGCGGGCTGACGCTGCGcttcactttctctctcctctcgTGGGCCATAATCTTTTTGGTCCGAGCCTTGATGTTCTCCCAGCACTTCTTCAGCTGTTTGAAATCCCGCAGCGACACGCTGGGCTGGGAGTTGTACTCGTGGGCAAGCGCCTGCCAGGTTCGCTGCTTGAGAGCAATAGTGCGCGCATCGCTTTTCTTACATTCCAGCACATACTTGTACTTTTCTACTAACGCCAGCAGGATGCTCTTTTCCAATTCTGAGAAGTATTTGGCAGGTTTTATGATTTCGTTGTTTTGCATTTTCCACTGTGTTTCCCCTGGCTGTTAGCTATCCTGGAACAGGAAGTTTGAAACAATCATTATCAACTCCAGCTATAAAGGCATCAGCTAATCACTCAAGCTCCATCCCTGACTTGATTCCCTTGTCTGAAATACAGCACTTTGCTCCCCTCTTTAATATTAAGTTGTGATATTCTCAAGAAAACATTCAGAAGTTTACCAGGAATGGGGTTTTTACTTAAGAACAGATTTTCAAGTGGGggttccctggtgcctcagatggtaaagaatctgtctgtctgcaatgcaggagaagcaggttcaatctctaggtcgtggggatcccctggagaagggaatggctccccactccagtagaGCCTTTGCTCACTTCTTGGCTATTTTGTGATTACCTGGTTATtgtgtttagtcgtgtctgactcttttctaccccatggactgtagcccatcaggctcctctgtccttgggattctccgggcaagaatactggcgtggattgccatttccttctccagggggttttccctgcccaggggttgaacccgcatctcccgcttggcaggcaggttctttacctctgagccaccagtgaagcctgaTTATgtggtgcatgcatgtgtgttcagtggcttcagtcgtgtccgactctttccaaccccatgggcgttagcccaccaggctcctctgtccatgcgatcctccagacaagaatactggagtgggttgccatgccctcctccaggggatcttctcaacccagggatcgaacctgcatctactgtgtctcctgcaatgcaagtggattttttttttaaccattgagcCGCTGAGGAAGCCCCTATGTGGtacagaacagccaaaaaaaaaaaaagaaaagaaaagctgaacATCTATGTGGAACTCTATTGTGTTAGTCTGTTTCTCCTAAACATTAAGGAACTGCTaattcctcaaattcatgttagGCACCTTTTGAACTAAACAGGTCTCTCAAAGTTTTGTTACAGCTAAAGATAAGAGAAGGCAGTGAGTGACCTAATATAACAGATAATATAAATACTACTAAGATTTTAGAATCATCCAGAAATTACCCCAGAAGATCTGACATTTCCATCGCTATGTTTGTGGCTGCAGATAGGTCCATGCTCTTAGGGgaatctcagtttctttctttaaaatgaggaCTTGGAGTCTGTAATCCTTAAACTCTAAGGGCCACTTTTAAAagtgtactgctgctgctaagtcgcttcagtcatgtccgactctgtgcgactccacagGTGACAGCCCAACAGGCTCTGcggtctctgggattctccaggcaagaacactggagtgggttgccatttccttctccaatacgtGAAAGTGTAGAGTTACACGTAAAtcattaatataattttagaGGTGTAAGGGCCTGAACGCTTTAAAGATTGAGTCCAATgcccctctttttttcccctggacatttcatacaaatggaataatCTGTGACTTGCGTCTTTCACtttgcatgatgttttcaaggtctGTGTACATTGTGGCACATATCGATACTTCTTTGTTATTGCCAAAGGATAGTCAATCTTATAGCACAGTCTATATCCTTTACcaattaatgaatttttattttatttatttttggccatgccgcacGGCattggtgctagcagtaaagaacccgcctgccaatgcaggagacgtagagctgcaagttcaatccctcggtcaggaagatcccctggaggagggcatgacaacccactccaatagtcttgcctggagaatcccacaggctgaagagcctggcaggctacagtccatcaggtcacaaagagttggacacaacttaggacaCATGCCCTTATCATTGTTAGAATCTATATACCATAgattagcatatgaaaaagcagagacattactttgcaaacaaaggtctgtctagtcaaggctatggtttttccagtagtcatgtatgaatgtgagagttagactataaagaaagctgagtgctgaagaactgatgcttttgaactatggtgttggagaagactcttgagagtcccttggacagcaaggagatccaaccagtccatcctaaaggatatcagtcctgaatattcaatggtaggactgatgttgaagctgaaactctaatcctttggccgcctgatacgaagaactgacccatttcaaaagacccagatgctgggaatgattgaaggcaggagagaaggggatgacagaggatgagacgggtggatggcatcacaactcaatggacatgagtttgggtgggctctgggagttggtgttggacagggaggcctgacgtgctgcagctcacggggtcacaaagagtcggacacgactgagcgactaaactgaactgaaccatagatttttatatttttaataaatgtaaaaatgttgtacctttttatattttttaaaaaactgtatattGTAACATACATAGTAAAATGCTTACTACAGTTAAGCTAAATAACATATCTCCTCACATAGTTACCTTCTATGTGTGTGATGAGAGCACCTAAAATCTAGTCTCTCATCATATTTCCAATATTCAATACAGCATTATTATAGTCTCATTCCTGTACCTTAGATCTCTAGAATGATTCATCCCACATAACTGCACCTTGTACCCCCTTAACCAACATCTCCCCGTTTCCCCCACTCCCAACTCCAGTCCCTGGTACGCACTGTTCTACTCTCTGCCTCTGTGAGTTCGAATCACCTGGTATTCTTAGTATCATTTTACAATTATCTCTTACTCAAATATGACTCCCAAGGTCATCTTGCCATCCTCCCCAGCGCTGAGCCAGAATCTTTCACACAATAGATGCTTAGTAAGTGTCTTATTCCACTGACCCTATGTGTTTTATGACCACATACTCTCCCACATCTTTTATTCAGAGAAAACTTCCTACAAAATTAATCTCTCAGATTCATCATGGCAAGAATGCCACTAAGCAACAGAGAATGCAGCAATAAAACAAGCGGAGCACTGTTCTCTGTGCAAGGTTGATGTGCCCCATCCTCTTTATGTCCCTCGAGCCTCCTGAGTTTTCAGAATAACAGACAAGTATCAAGCTACTGATGATGCAGTCCATTTAAAACTGACCAACCCACTATGAACAGAATTAGAAACTAACTTGAAAGGAGCCCCACTGGCCAAAAATGGGACATCTGAATAAGAGTGATGGGTACACTAAGATTCATCAAATTATTCTCTTGATCTTCATATTTGAAAAGTTCCATAGGTAGGTTGTGGGGGAAAGACTGtgacttttaagttttaaaacactgACTTAAACTCACGCCATTatacaagtcagctcttcacatgctATGCTTGGGAAGGGGTTactgtaattttgttttgttttttctaatatttatttgactgtgttgggtcttagttgtggttcAGAGAATCCCCATtgcgtcatgcaggatctttcgttgcagactctctagttgcggtatgcggccttagttgctctgaggcatgtgggatcttagttcccagactagggattgaacccgcattcCCTGCATCACAAGACAGATTcctaacactggaccaccagggacgtcccaacTGCGGTTGTAAATAACTGAAATTTGTGAGACCTGAGCGTGGAGGGGACCTGGCCAGATCAGAGAACCTTTAAATAGAAGCCAAGGAAATGTGGACTTAACATGAGGGCAGCAGAACCTGCTCAGGGTCTCCCACCATGTACCACTTCCTCCCAAAAGTTAAGGTCAGTGTGATCAGTGTCTCCAGATACAAGGTGCCTGCCCTCACATTCGTTATGAACACATCCACATCAAAAATCGAGAGCTTTAGACAAGCCAGAGGCGGTTTGGCCCTCAGGTCTTGGGCAAAgagaaatgttgttgttgtttaactgctaagtcgtgtccgactctttgcaatcccatggactgtaacttgccaggctcctctgtccttgggaggACAATTTATCTTTGGAGACAAGTCCTGAACCCCTAAATTACCAGGCCTATGCTTCAGCCACATGGCTCTAATATTGCTATGATGATCCAATTCAGACCCCATCTTCCCCAAAGGTCCAAaattaatttcccccttcatcAGTACTATTATTTCCTATAAAGCAGCATTTCCAAACTGAAATTTATTAACACACGCTCCTTACAATATATCTCTTCCTATAGTATCTCTATCTACCAAGATGTCTATGTTCAATTTTATGTTCTATGGTTTATGCTTTATGTTCtatggtttttattatgaaatCAATAGGTATACCGAATGTTCTTAACCTACACACTACACTATATGAAGCCCACCCCAACTCTTCTGCCCCAGATGTCTACCTTCCTCCATGCCCCACTCTTTTTAAGAATCACTGCTATGAGGATTGGGAATCTGATTCCCAAATGAAAAAGGGATTGTTTGCTATTTCATTCTATCAAAGGTAATACTATCTTATATACgatatacattttctttctaaataaaccTCTTTTTCCTATCCttgattatttcttcaaaatggtGTGCCAACTGATATTCCCACTTCACTGACTTCtgctgttaacatttttaaaaaatctgtgccAATTGTGAAGGTGAAAAATATGTCCCTTCATTGTTTAGTGATATATGAATTGCAGCTCCCAAGCAAATAGGCCACACTCTGCCTAACAAAGTCCCTGTGATACTTAGTGGAATTGAAACTACAGGGAATTAGTTCCAGGCACTTGAATAATTCCTCCTCACAATGTGTGCAGTACCACTAACTGCCACCAGGGGGTGGTGGGCTGGTGGGGAGTCTAAATTCATAAAGGATCTTGTCCTAAGTGTGGCCAGTTTGGTCTCTAATAAGAGCGGTAATAACAATAGCAGATAACTGTTATTGAGGCTATACTGTAGGCACGACACTATACTAACTGCTTAATATGCACtatatcatttaatcctccccAAAATAGCCCCTGAGAGCATCATTTGTTACACTGCTGAAACAAAAAAACTATGAAAGTACCAGAAGAAATTATACAACTCTCTCAAAAGCAAATATTCAGAATTACCAACACCTGGGGACCATTAATAGCCTATTAACTAAACTGTTATTTAATTACTAGCTAAGTAAATCGAAAGTTACCAATTTACTTTGCCTAATTTTGGAGAACAGCAGGCCTCCCTTGGCTATGTGATTGCATCCTTACGGGCTATAAAAGGATTCTGGTATGAAGACAGCATACCCCAAAGGTCCCCTACGGATTCCTCAACAGCCTTCTGAAGTGCACTGTACATCCCCACTAACCAATAACTATTCCTATTTCCCAGATCAGAAAAATGAGGCTCAGTATCTTGCCTGTGGTCACACAAATAGGAAGTAGCAGAACCAGGATTTAAACCCGGGTCTGACTCCATGCCCAGGCTTCTCTCTGCTCTGCTTAGCCCACTTCTTTCAGACCTAGTGAAGCCTCTAGTGCCCTGCTTGAATTACTTGTCAGTCAGCAATC
Proteins encoded in this window:
- the MSANTD3 gene encoding myb/SANT-like DNA-binding domain-containing protein 3 — protein: MQNNEIIKPAKYFSELEKSILLALVEKYKYVLECKKSDARTIALKQRTWQALAHEYNSQPSVSLRDFKQLKKCWENIKARTKKIMAHERREKVKRSVSPLLSAHVLGKEKIASMLPEQLYFLQNPPEEEPEYHAEAAAQESFAVSNRELCDDEKEFIHFPVCEGTSQPEPSCSAVRITANKNYRSKTSQEGALKKMHEEEHHQQMSILQLQLIQMNEVHVAKIQQIERECEMAEEEHRIKMEVLNKKKMYWERKLQTFTKEWPVSSFNRPFPNSP